One window from the genome of Pungitius pungitius chromosome 14, fPunPun2.1, whole genome shotgun sequence encodes:
- the LOC134104127 gene encoding collagen alpha-1(XII) chain-like, which translates to MRTRWKRHGRDPRRGQTASDYKWCQTQMNQSETKITDLTPDLDHSVSINSYYGSEESIPITGQLTIQSSNTSGHVKKPKSDAIN; encoded by the exons ATGAGAACTCGGTGGAAACGTCATGGACGAGACCCTCGTCGCGGACAGACGGCTTCAGACTACAAGTGGTGTCAGACGCAG ATGAACCAGTCAGAGACTAAAATCACTGACCTGACCCCTGACTTGGACCACTCGGTGTCCATAAACTCCTATTACGGGTCCGAGGAGAGCATTCCCATCACTGGACAACTGACCA TCCAGTCCAGTAACACCAGTGGACACGTCAAGAAGCCAAAGTCAGACGCTATCA ACTAA